Proteins from a single region of Pseudomonas ekonensis:
- a CDS encoding membrane-targeted effector domain-containing toxin yields the protein MIPDNDRPLPNAADKATLKAIASRVITDCPSLHDTAREVAGDLLKKHGITGLDPDRVYFHRFDAAQSNGRAFTGWEHVNATPTSTLTLTQLVIQRFRVADQDNADLLDVYAGFYTAGPAAGTFNETNEVRLHGDEVLKDFWSIDFSALYKERLTAFWQRSGDDFRILAKCNFLLKAVQARDKRQLSDEDFRFVTHAALGPLTWPVTLDWLRSAQATTGTVRTLDVAGFTATDILRFVAPKGRQIVYLPGEANAFTVLETATDMHFWMLLRMNKPQDRQAFMTHFSLADRQQISDDITDLMNRLVSSWGRYDHHLINQNDTAIGGDAFTWLQASARDALFIEAELTLVSNGDLRKKLWIGYLSAGMKVFAPMAVVGWPVALPLIGASIADMGLNIDQAVNGRTPEERKAGILGAVLAGIDLLLNVLTLGGPGSLEEVGPAVEAAEASETAELKNATQPSATLKPSPPTADAQAVEPPRPESGIPASYRTGLTLDDTTLSREPGRFQGIHSLPSDPSWAIRLGDGSYYVRYETSANGTGHWAIIDPARPNAFVRSIPVRLNAAGQWEPLPRLGLKGGMDVPHASTSAAQQWAQLPGTQVPEIDAPDMRAWALGGADDVRPVTDAFGRTRALSRFELSQETARDNLISDARAWYAANPVTPRLPVATAAALDSPDDLLDAAFAQKPGLVIGETQGGIGSKQFLIENMPALAGRGVKTLYVQQLLANVNQSELDTFALTGQMPAELEEYLRKLDFMSGNDPDGRFTLTRVVRAANAAKIRVQALDLSTTYHVNRSAFGSEPGLPMTRSFFAGQVIRFNEAIKGPARWVALVNREHMTTFRGHQGITEQADALSLRFDDVPPGLEAPIGADPGVVVEYYDYPGSPVDEPQGGGDLDAVQARIQGTWRVQMPTPWAYRTPQELRALLPEPGMFTFQRYRNSILVVYRNEAQQMADSVVRMTPGGRISLQVPMRPEYDFITADDCDELKQALMERGLRPMGWPLPPETAAPPPAELPQGKLLRWQANEVLEGKMPDAGPGRFQGIYRLDGNPATAISLDGDAYYVRFEPDANGPGTWAIVDPARPNAFSGTVPVRLNAQGEWELAPGGGLKGGGNNLKGMSRTAPAPAPPSPPPLRLPVTGYDSPPRYSLRKLALGERETHIKIMRLPDGTMKGITPYDEHVAALRRKLSGDVLRFFARKNLFSSLPARPPVPALTPTTTAADLIDKVFASAPGLVVGESQDRIASLRFLIENMPNLARQGVRTLYVHRLLNDFSQTDLNAFFRTGEMSGDLERALRQLQSDPSGVHTLLETVKAARLNEIRVQATDCLASYRYPDASFTDRQEQAIKNYLTHTVMQADQSLNGAGKWVVLTGQENTNTFRGVAGISELQGGIGLRIEEVPLGEATTVEIDQGIRTGKGYMHQEALQQGEFDMLYADLSLKLAQPPVARTPADLERILMRRGMFTFEKAEDAVTLIHRSRDGQIVRTPLERPADGTYRIHRPGWVGLEQMHFASLEEMSWALSEMGMNLEGRLPR from the coding sequence ATGATTCCAGACAACGACCGCCCGCTGCCCAACGCCGCCGACAAGGCCACGCTCAAGGCCATCGCCAGCCGCGTCATCACCGATTGCCCGAGCCTGCACGACACCGCTCGCGAAGTGGCCGGCGACCTGCTGAAAAAGCACGGCATCACCGGCCTCGACCCGGATCGGGTGTATTTCCACCGCTTCGATGCGGCCCAAAGCAATGGCCGGGCCTTCACCGGCTGGGAACACGTCAATGCCACGCCGACCTCGACGCTGACCCTCACCCAACTGGTGATCCAGCGCTTTCGCGTCGCCGACCAGGACAACGCCGACCTGCTCGACGTGTACGCAGGCTTCTATACCGCAGGCCCCGCCGCCGGCACCTTCAATGAAACCAACGAAGTCCGCCTGCACGGCGACGAAGTGCTGAAGGACTTCTGGAGCATCGATTTCAGCGCACTGTACAAGGAACGGCTGACCGCGTTCTGGCAGCGCTCAGGCGACGATTTCCGCATCCTGGCCAAATGCAACTTTCTGCTCAAGGCCGTGCAGGCCCGGGACAAGCGCCAACTGAGCGACGAAGATTTCCGCTTCGTCACACATGCCGCGCTCGGCCCGCTCACCTGGCCGGTCACGCTGGATTGGCTGCGGTCGGCGCAGGCCACGACGGGCACTGTCCGGACGCTGGATGTCGCCGGGTTCACCGCCACCGACATCCTGCGTTTCGTCGCGCCCAAGGGGCGGCAAATCGTTTACCTGCCCGGCGAGGCCAACGCCTTCACCGTGCTGGAAACCGCCACCGACATGCACTTCTGGATGTTGCTGCGGATGAACAAACCGCAGGACCGACAGGCGTTCATGACGCACTTCTCCCTCGCCGACCGCCAACAGATCAGCGACGACATCACCGATCTGATGAACCGCCTGGTCAGCAGTTGGGGCCGGTACGACCACCACCTGATCAACCAGAACGACACCGCCATCGGCGGCGACGCCTTCACCTGGCTGCAGGCGTCGGCCCGCGACGCCCTGTTCATCGAGGCCGAGCTGACGCTGGTGTCCAACGGCGACCTGCGCAAAAAGCTCTGGATCGGCTACCTCAGCGCCGGCATGAAAGTCTTCGCCCCGATGGCCGTCGTCGGCTGGCCGGTCGCATTGCCGTTGATCGGGGCGAGCATCGCCGACATGGGGCTGAACATCGATCAGGCGGTCAACGGCAGAACCCCCGAAGAGCGCAAGGCCGGCATTCTGGGGGCGGTGCTCGCCGGCATCGACCTGCTGCTGAACGTGTTGACCCTCGGCGGCCCCGGCTCCTTGGAGGAGGTCGGCCCCGCCGTCGAAGCGGCGGAGGCCAGCGAAACGGCGGAGCTGAAAAACGCAACGCAGCCGTCCGCCACACTCAAGCCATCACCCCCTACGGCGGATGCCCAAGCCGTCGAGCCTCCACGGCCTGAGTCCGGAATCCCGGCGTCCTACCGAACCGGCCTTACCCTCGACGACACGACGCTGAGCCGCGAACCGGGCCGCTTCCAGGGCATCCACAGCCTGCCGTCCGACCCGTCATGGGCCATCCGCCTCGGCGACGGCAGTTACTACGTGCGCTATGAAACCTCCGCGAACGGCACCGGCCACTGGGCCATCATCGACCCCGCCCGGCCGAATGCCTTCGTCCGTTCGATTCCCGTACGCCTGAACGCCGCCGGCCAGTGGGAACCCCTTCCCCGGCTCGGGCTCAAGGGCGGCATGGACGTGCCGCACGCCAGCACTTCAGCCGCGCAGCAATGGGCACAACTGCCCGGCACGCAGGTGCCCGAAATCGACGCCCCGGACATGCGCGCCTGGGCCCTGGGCGGCGCGGACGATGTCAGGCCGGTCACCGACGCCTTCGGCCGGACGCGCGCACTGAGCCGCTTCGAGCTGAGCCAGGAAACCGCGCGCGACAATCTGATCAGCGATGCCCGCGCCTGGTATGCGGCCAACCCCGTCACGCCGCGCCTGCCCGTCGCCACGGCGGCGGCCCTCGATTCACCGGACGACCTGCTCGACGCCGCCTTCGCGCAAAAGCCGGGGCTGGTCATCGGCGAAACGCAAGGCGGCATCGGCAGCAAGCAGTTCCTGATCGAAAACATGCCCGCCCTCGCCGGCCGGGGCGTGAAGACACTCTACGTGCAGCAACTGCTGGCCAACGTCAACCAGTCGGAACTGGACACGTTCGCCCTCACCGGCCAAATGCCTGCCGAACTGGAAGAGTACCTGCGCAAGCTCGACTTCATGTCCGGCAACGATCCCGATGGCCGGTTCACGCTCACCCGGGTGGTGAGGGCCGCCAATGCCGCAAAGATCCGGGTGCAGGCGCTCGACCTGTCCACCACCTACCACGTCAACCGCTCCGCGTTCGGCTCGGAGCCGGGCCTGCCGATGACCAGAAGTTTCTTCGCCGGCCAGGTCATCCGCTTCAACGAAGCCATCAAAGGCCCGGCCAGATGGGTGGCGTTGGTGAACCGGGAACACATGACCACTTTCAGGGGCCACCAAGGCATCACTGAACAGGCCGACGCCCTGAGCCTGCGTTTCGACGACGTGCCGCCAGGCCTTGAGGCGCCCATCGGCGCCGACCCCGGGGTGGTCGTCGAATACTACGACTACCCCGGCTCCCCGGTCGACGAGCCGCAGGGCGGAGGCGACCTGGATGCCGTGCAGGCCCGGATCCAGGGCACCTGGCGTGTGCAGATGCCGACGCCATGGGCCTACCGCACACCGCAGGAGCTGCGGGCCCTGTTGCCGGAACCCGGCATGTTCACCTTTCAGCGTTACCGCAACAGCATCCTGGTGGTCTACCGCAACGAGGCACAGCAGATGGCGGACAGCGTCGTGCGGATGACGCCCGGCGGCAGGATCAGTCTGCAGGTGCCGATGCGGCCCGAGTACGACTTCATCACGGCCGACGATTGCGATGAACTCAAGCAGGCCTTGATGGAGAGAGGTCTGCGGCCAATGGGGTGGCCACTGCCGCCGGAGACCGCTGCGCCGCCCCCGGCGGAACTGCCCCAGGGCAAACTGTTACGCTGGCAGGCCAACGAAGTGCTCGAAGGAAAAATGCCGGACGCCGGGCCCGGAAGGTTCCAGGGCATCTACCGGCTCGACGGCAACCCCGCGACGGCCATCAGCCTCGACGGCGATGCCTATTACGTGCGCTTCGAACCCGACGCCAACGGCCCCGGCACCTGGGCCATCGTCGACCCTGCCCGCCCGAACGCCTTTTCCGGCACCGTGCCGGTGCGCCTGAACGCCCAAGGCGAATGGGAACTGGCGCCGGGTGGCGGCCTGAAGGGCGGAGGCAACAACCTCAAGGGCATGTCCCGGACTGCCCCGGCGCCCGCCCCGCCATCGCCGCCACCGCTGCGCCTGCCGGTCACCGGCTACGACTCGCCCCCCCGCTACAGCCTCAGGAAACTGGCCCTGGGCGAACGGGAGACGCACATCAAAATCATGAGGTTGCCCGACGGCACGATGAAGGGGATCACCCCTTACGACGAACACGTTGCGGCCCTGCGACGCAAGTTGTCAGGGGACGTCCTTCGCTTCTTTGCTCGCAAGAACCTTTTCTCCTCCTTGCCCGCCCGTCCTCCGGTTCCTGCCCTCACACCGACGACCACCGCCGCAGACCTGATCGACAAGGTGTTCGCCTCGGCGCCCGGCCTGGTCGTGGGCGAGAGCCAGGATCGCATCGCCAGCCTGCGTTTTCTCATCGAAAACATGCCGAACCTGGCGCGGCAAGGGGTCAGAACCCTGTACGTCCACCGCCTGCTCAACGACTTCAGCCAAACCGACCTGAATGCGTTTTTCCGCACCGGGGAGATGTCCGGCGACCTGGAGCGGGCCCTGCGGCAGCTGCAAAGCGATCCGTCGGGCGTGCACACCCTGCTTGAAACGGTCAAGGCCGCACGCCTCAACGAGATCCGGGTGCAGGCGACCGATTGCCTGGCCAGCTACCGCTACCCCGATGCGTCCTTTACGGACAGGCAGGAACAGGCCATCAAGAACTACCTCACCCACACAGTCATGCAAGCCGATCAATCGCTCAACGGCGCAGGGAAATGGGTGGTCCTCACCGGTCAGGAAAACACCAATACCTTCCGGGGCGTGGCCGGCATCAGTGAATTGCAGGGCGGCATCGGCCTGCGCATCGAGGAGGTGCCGCTCGGAGAGGCAACGACCGTCGAGATCGACCAAGGCATCCGGACAGGCAAAGGCTATATGCACCAAGAGGCTCTCCAGCAAGGCGAATTCGACATGCTGTATGCCGACCTGAGCCTGAAGCTGGCGCAGCCTCCGGTCGCAAGAACGCCTGCGGATCTTGAGCGGATCCTGATGCGGCGCGGCATGTTCACCTTCGAGAAGGCCGAAGACGCCGTGACATTGATCCACCGCAGCCGGGACGGGCAGATCGTGCGCACGCCGCTCGAGCGGCCTGCGGACGGCACCTACCGGATCCATCGCCCCGGATGGGTCGGCCTCGAGCAGATGCATTTCGCCAGCCTTGAGGAAATGTCCTGGGCCTTGAGCGAAATGGGCATGAACCTCGAAGGCCGCTTGCCGCGCTGA
- a CDS encoding multicopper oxidase family protein codes for MSFTRRQILGGLAGLVVVGVGAGGASRYWLGKRAEADAGHDYELIAAPLDVELVAGHKTQAWAFGPSAPGTELRVRQGEWLRVRFINRLPVATTIHWHGIRLPLEMDGVPYVSQLPVLPGEYFDYRFRVPDAGSYWYHPHVSSSEELGRGLVGPLIVEEREPTGFRYEKTLSLKNWHVDDEGNFVDFSIPREAARGGTAGRLSTINGVPSPVIELPAGQITRVRLLNLDNTLTYRINIPGVEAQIYALDGNPVEPRPLGKEYWLGPGMRICLAIKAPAAGEELSLRNGPVRLGTLRSVANDDAPTDWPKALPANPVAEPDLAKAEKLNFNFEWVGSVSVNVDNGKPPSLWQINGKAWDITDKTCADRPIASLKLGQSYIFELKNMTQYQHPIHLHGMSFKVLASNRRKIVPYFTDTYLLGKNERAQVALVADNPGVWMFHCHVIDHMETGLMAAIEVK; via the coding sequence ATGTCCTTTACCCGTCGCCAAATCCTCGGTGGCCTGGCCGGTCTTGTTGTCGTTGGCGTCGGCGCGGGGGGCGCATCGCGCTATTGGCTGGGCAAGAGAGCCGAGGCCGACGCGGGCCATGACTACGAGCTGATCGCCGCGCCCCTGGACGTCGAGCTGGTGGCCGGGCACAAGACCCAGGCCTGGGCCTTCGGCCCGTCGGCGCCGGGCACCGAACTGCGCGTGCGTCAGGGCGAGTGGCTGCGGGTGCGCTTCATCAACCGCCTGCCGGTGGCCACCACCATCCACTGGCACGGCATCCGCCTGCCGCTGGAAATGGACGGCGTGCCGTACGTCTCGCAATTGCCGGTGCTGCCGGGCGAATACTTCGACTACAGGTTCCGCGTGCCGGACGCCGGCAGCTACTGGTATCACCCGCATGTGAGCAGCAGCGAAGAGCTCGGCCGCGGGCTGGTGGGGCCGCTGATCGTCGAGGAGCGCGAGCCGACCGGCTTCCGCTACGAAAAGACCCTGAGCCTGAAGAACTGGCACGTGGACGACGAGGGCAACTTCGTCGACTTCAGCATCCCTCGTGAAGCGGCCCGTGGCGGCACGGCCGGACGGCTGTCGACCATCAACGGCGTGCCGTCGCCGGTGATCGAACTGCCTGCCGGGCAGATCACCCGGGTGCGACTGCTCAACCTCGACAACACCCTGACCTACCGCATCAACATCCCCGGCGTCGAGGCGCAGATCTACGCGCTGGACGGCAACCCGGTGGAGCCCCGGCCGCTGGGCAAGGAATACTGGCTCGGCCCCGGCATGCGCATTTGCCTGGCGATCAAGGCCCCGGCGGCCGGCGAGGAACTGTCGCTGCGCAACGGCCCGGTGCGGCTGGGCACCCTGCGTTCGGTGGCCAACGACGATGCGCCGACCGATTGGCCGAAGGCGCTGCCCGCCAACCCGGTGGCCGAGCCGGACCTGGCCAAGGCCGAGAAACTCAACTTCAATTTCGAATGGGTCGGTTCCGTGTCGGTGAACGTCGACAACGGCAAGCCGCCGAGCCTGTGGCAGATCAACGGCAAGGCCTGGGACATCACCGACAAGACCTGCGCCGACCGGCCGATCGCCAGCCTGAAGCTGGGCCAGAGCTACATTTTCGAACTCAAGAACATGACCCAGTACCAGCACCCGATCCACCTGCACGGCATGAGCTTCAAGGTGCTCGCGTCGAACCGGCGCAAGATCGTTCCGTACTTCACCGACACCTACCTGCTGGGCAAGAACGAGCGCGCGCAAGTGGCGCTGGTGGCGGACAACCCCGGGGTGTGGATGTTCCACTGCCATGTGATCGACCACATGGAAACCGGCCTGATGGCCGCCATCGAGGTGAAGTGA
- the tadA gene encoding tRNA adenosine(34) deaminase TadA, whose translation MRQIRPAAIIDRSRDRDFMREALALAAQGAALGEVPVGAVLVQDGEIVGRGFNCPISTSDPSAHAEMVAIRAAAQAAGNYRLPGSTLYVTLEPCSMCAGLIVHSRIARVVYGAPEPKAGIVQSQGQFFTQGFLNHRVLHEGGVLAEECGAVLTEFFRARRAKSSD comes from the coding sequence ATGCGCCAGATCCGCCCCGCGGCGATCATCGACCGCAGCCGCGACCGCGATTTCATGCGCGAGGCGCTGGCCCTGGCCGCGCAGGGCGCCGCCCTCGGCGAAGTGCCGGTGGGCGCGGTGCTGGTGCAGGACGGCGAGATCGTCGGCCGCGGCTTCAATTGCCCGATCAGCACCAGCGACCCCAGCGCCCACGCCGAGATGGTCGCCATCCGCGCCGCCGCCCAGGCGGCCGGCAACTATCGCCTGCCGGGCAGCACGCTCTATGTGACGCTGGAGCCGTGCAGCATGTGCGCCGGGCTGATCGTGCATTCGCGCATCGCACGGGTGGTGTACGGCGCGCCGGAGCCCAAGGCCGGGATCGTGCAGAGCCAGGGGCAGTTCTTCACCCAGGGCTTTCTCAACCATCGGGTGCTGCACGAGGGCGGGGTGCTGGCGGAGGAATGCGGGGCGGTGCTGACCGAGTTCTTCAGGGCGCGGCGCGCCAAGTCTTCGGACTGA
- the cmoB gene encoding tRNA 5-methoxyuridine(34)/uridine 5-oxyacetic acid(34) synthase CmoB, protein MIDLSPLARRLAGTPLADWANTLQAQLDKKMEKGHGDLERWQSALDALPQIQPSEVDLLDGLTLDSDCDDATRAQMRTALMGLSPWRKGPFDLFGVHVDTEWRSDWKWSRVAPHLNLAGKRILDVGCGNGYYMWRMLGAGADSVIGVDPNWLFFCQFQAVQRYLSQPNAWHLPFPFEDLPPNLEGFDTVFSMGVFYHRRSPIEHLLALKDCLVKGGELVLETLVVEGDRHQVLVPEDRYAQMRNVWFLPSVPALELWLRRAGFSDVRCVDVSFTTVEEQRSTEWMKYQSLSDFLDPNDHSKTIEGLPAPMRAVIVARK, encoded by the coding sequence ATGATCGATCTGTCCCCCCTCGCCCGCCGTCTGGCCGGCACGCCGCTGGCCGACTGGGCCAATACCCTGCAAGCGCAGCTCGACAAGAAGATGGAAAAGGGCCACGGCGACCTGGAGCGCTGGCAAAGCGCGCTGGACGCCTTGCCGCAGATCCAGCCGAGCGAAGTCGACCTGCTCGACGGCCTGACCCTGGACAGCGACTGCGACGACGCCACCCGCGCGCAGATGCGCACCGCGCTGATGGGCCTGTCGCCGTGGCGCAAGGGGCCGTTCGACCTGTTCGGCGTGCACGTGGACACCGAGTGGCGCTCGGACTGGAAATGGTCGCGGGTCGCCCCGCACCTGAACCTTGCGGGCAAGCGCATCCTCGATGTCGGCTGCGGCAACGGCTACTACATGTGGCGCATGCTCGGCGCCGGGGCCGACAGCGTGATCGGGGTCGATCCGAACTGGCTGTTCTTCTGCCAGTTCCAGGCGGTGCAGCGTTACCTGTCGCAGCCCAACGCCTGGCACTTGCCGTTCCCGTTCGAAGACCTGCCGCCGAACCTCGAAGGTTTCGACACGGTGTTTTCCATGGGCGTGTTCTACCATCGTCGTTCGCCGATCGAGCATCTGCTGGCGCTCAAGGATTGCCTGGTCAAGGGCGGCGAACTGGTGCTGGAGACCTTGGTGGTCGAAGGCGACCGGCACCAGGTGCTGGTGCCGGAGGACCGCTACGCGCAGATGCGCAACGTGTGGTTCCTGCCGTCGGTGCCGGCGCTGGAGCTGTGGCTGCGCCGCGCCGGCTTCAGCGACGTGCGCTGCGTGGACGTGAGCTTCACCACCGTGGAGGAACAGCGCAGCACCGAGTGGATGAAGTATCAGTCGCTGAGCGATTTCCTCGACCCGAACGACCACAGCAAGACGATCGAAGGGCTGCCGGCGCCGATGCGGGCGGTGATCGTCGCCCGCAAGTAA
- the cmoA gene encoding carboxy-S-adenosyl-L-methionine synthase CmoA, which yields MAQVPDFAFNEDVVRVFPDMIKRSVPGYPTIVENLGVLAAQFAQPHSVLYDLGASLGAVTQALRRHVRTDGCRVIAVDNSAAMVERCREYLNGQDSMFQELLPVEVIEADILALDFKPASVVALNFTLQFIAPEQRLALLGRIRQALLPGGALILSEKLRFNDADEHALLTDLHVAFKRANGYSELEIAQKRSAIENVMKPDSLEEHRERLLAAGFSKVVPWFQCLNFASLIALP from the coding sequence ATGGCCCAGGTGCCTGACTTCGCCTTCAACGAGGACGTGGTGCGGGTGTTCCCGGACATGATCAAGCGTTCGGTGCCGGGTTACCCGACCATCGTCGAGAACCTCGGCGTGCTCGCCGCGCAGTTCGCCCAGCCCCACAGCGTGCTCTATGACCTGGGCGCCTCCCTCGGCGCCGTGACCCAGGCCCTGCGCCGCCATGTGCGCACCGACGGTTGCCGGGTGATCGCCGTGGACAATTCGGCGGCGATGGTCGAACGCTGCCGCGAGTACCTCAACGGCCAGGACTCGATGTTCCAGGAGCTGCTGCCGGTCGAGGTGATCGAAGCCGACATCCTGGCGCTCGACTTCAAGCCGGCCTCGGTGGTGGCGCTGAACTTCACCCTGCAGTTCATCGCACCGGAGCAGCGCCTGGCCCTGCTCGGCCGCATCCGCCAGGCCTTGCTGCCCGGCGGCGCGCTGATCCTGTCCGAGAAGCTGCGCTTCAACGACGCCGACGAACACGCGCTGCTCACCGACCTGCATGTGGCGTTCAAGCGCGCCAACGGCTACAGCGAACTGGAGATCGCCCAGAAGCGCAGCGCCATCGAAAACGTCATGAAGCCCGACAGCCTCGAAGAACACCGCGAACGCCTGCTGGCCGCCGGGTTCTCGAAAGTCGTGCCGTGGTTCCAATGCCTTAACTTCGCCTCGTTGATTGCCCTGCCATGA
- a CDS encoding lysoplasmalogenase produces the protein MGWLILALMGAVTFLYGLSTHAALLCLLVKPLPVLALLGWLHDAPPGDYRRWISLGLIFSLLGDVLLAWPGDLFVFGLGAFLVAHLAYLKAYLSDCRRPAVLPLILALALGAVLLGILVSSGLGPLLVPVIVYGTAISAMLWRALARLGSGVPQRSALLAAGGAVAFVFSDSVIGINRFVAPFHAAPYIIILSYWLGQWGIAASAFSQKQR, from the coding sequence ATGGGCTGGCTGATCCTGGCGCTGATGGGCGCGGTGACCTTCCTCTACGGCCTGAGCACCCACGCGGCGCTGCTTTGCCTGCTGGTCAAGCCGCTGCCGGTGCTGGCGCTGCTCGGCTGGCTGCACGACGCGCCGCCCGGCGACTACCGGCGCTGGATCAGCCTGGGCCTGATCTTCTCGCTGCTGGGCGACGTGCTGCTGGCCTGGCCGGGCGACCTGTTCGTGTTCGGCCTCGGGGCGTTCCTGGTCGCGCACCTGGCGTATCTGAAGGCTTACCTCAGCGATTGCCGGCGCCCGGCGGTGTTGCCGCTGATCCTCGCCCTGGCCTTGGGTGCGGTGTTGCTGGGGATCCTGGTTTCCAGCGGCCTGGGTCCGTTGCTGGTGCCGGTGATCGTCTACGGCACGGCGATCAGCGCCATGCTCTGGCGCGCCCTCGCCCGCCTGGGCAGCGGCGTGCCGCAACGCTCGGCGCTGCTGGCGGCCGGCGGGGCCGTGGCATTCGTGTTCTCCGACAGCGTGATCGGCATCAACCGCTTCGTCGCGCCGTTCCATGCCGCGCCTTACATCATCATCCTCAGCTACTGGCTGGGCCAATGGGGCATCGCCGCCTCGGCGTTCTCGCAAAAACAACGCTGA
- a CDS encoding protease inhibitor I42 family protein produces MSPIRLFVPLSLALLAACATQPKTNVTVEKQSECPVRLSNGQNLIVTLPSNPTTGYRWAIQDSAGGVLRALSPEVYSNPEDAGVVGAAGLSTWRFQAFATGTGRLRLTSQQPWAPEVLPVETFDCAISVN; encoded by the coding sequence ATGTCCCCCATTCGCCTGTTCGTCCCCCTGAGTCTCGCCCTGCTGGCGGCCTGCGCCACGCAACCGAAAACCAACGTGACCGTGGAAAAACAAAGCGAATGCCCGGTGCGGCTGAGCAACGGGCAAAACCTGATCGTGACCCTGCCCAGCAACCCCACCACCGGCTACCGCTGGGCCATCCAGGACTCCGCCGGCGGTGTGCTGCGCGCCTTGAGCCCCGAGGTCTACAGCAACCCCGAGGACGCCGGCGTGGTCGGCGCGGCGGGCCTGTCCACCTGGCGCTTCCAGGCCTTTGCCACGGGCACCGGGCGCCTGCGCCTGACCTCGCAGCAGCCGTGGGCGCCGGAAGTGCTGCCGGTGGAAACCTTCGACTGCGCCATTTCGGTCAACTGA